In Chryseobacterium oranimense, a single window of DNA contains:
- a CDS encoding alpha/beta fold hydrolase translates to MEPKEKGYHQVNGIRMYYEIYGSGKPLVLIHGGGSSILFDFKEIISRLESRFQLIGIDLQNHGMTDHRDIPETFEQDAHDVAALLKELSIDKASFWGFSNGGNTVMQIAHLYPAITEKIIVASSFYKRSGMMDGFFEIMNEATLESMPEPLKINFLNLNPDFSKLQNMFEKDSKRMQTFEDWDEKILTSIKVPVLFISGDKDVMKPEHVVEMWRLVSGSQLMILPAGHGSYMMADFEGNTDSDLIDLTANETIKFLNH, encoded by the coding sequence ATGGAACCTAAAGAAAAAGGCTATCATCAGGTGAACGGAATCCGGATGTATTATGAAATCTATGGCTCCGGAAAACCTTTGGTGCTTATTCATGGCGGCGGATCCTCGATCCTGTTTGATTTTAAAGAAATTATTTCCAGGCTTGAAAGTCGTTTTCAGCTAATAGGTATTGATCTCCAGAACCACGGAATGACAGATCATCGCGATATTCCCGAAACCTTTGAACAGGATGCTCACGATGTTGCTGCCCTTTTAAAGGAACTTTCTATTGATAAAGCTTCATTCTGGGGTTTCAGCAACGGAGGAAATACTGTGATGCAAATTGCTCATCTTTACCCTGCAATAACTGAAAAAATCATTGTTGCCTCTTCATTCTACAAAAGAAGCGGGATGATGGACGGTTTTTTCGAAATCATGAACGAAGCGACCCTGGAATCAATGCCGGAACCTTTAAAAATCAATTTCCTTAACCTCAATCCGGATTTTTCAAAGCTTCAAAACATGTTTGAAAAAGACAGCAAAAGAATGCAGACGTTTGAAGACTGGGACGAAAAGATATTAACCTCTATAAAAGTTCCGGTGCTATTCATCAGTGGAGACAAAGATGTCATGAAGCCGGAGCATGTGGTAGAAATGTGGAGGCTGGTTTCCGGATCTCAGCTCATGATCCTTCCGGCGGGCCACGGCTCATATATGATGGCAGATTTCGAGGGAAATACAGATTCTGACCTGATAGATCTGACAGCTAATGAAACCATTAAATTTTTAAACCATTAA
- a CDS encoding Crp/Fnr family transcriptional regulator, translating into MTSKALEICYDFPFFLHEELDEIFQAHEKVFFQKGDMILEEGKTANEYYILEKGLARSYVNDFNGNEVTTHFFADNEIIIEVLSLFQRVPSQENIICITDCECWSFDYETFQELFHKIPNLREWGRAWMSKELFVYKQRSVEMFTLSATRRYLNLLEQKPQVLQFAPLKQVASYLGVTDTSLSRIRKEIVSHPKKN; encoded by the coding sequence ATGACCAGCAAAGCCTTAGAGATCTGCTACGACTTTCCGTTTTTTCTGCATGAAGAGCTTGACGAAATATTCCAGGCTCACGAAAAAGTTTTTTTTCAGAAAGGAGATATGATTCTGGAAGAAGGAAAAACAGCCAACGAATACTATATCCTTGAAAAAGGTCTCGCCCGTTCCTATGTAAATGATTTTAACGGAAATGAGGTAACCACACACTTTTTTGCAGATAATGAGATCATTATTGAGGTTTTATCGCTTTTTCAGAGAGTTCCATCCCAGGAAAACATCATATGCATTACAGATTGTGAATGCTGGAGTTTCGATTATGAGACCTTTCAGGAACTGTTTCATAAAATACCGAATCTCAGAGAATGGGGAAGGGCGTGGATGTCAAAAGAACTTTTTGTTTACAAACAGCGTTCTGTAGAAATGTTTACCCTTTCCGCCACCAGACGTTATCTTAATCTTTTGGAGCAGAAACCTCAGGTTTTACAGTTTGCACCTCTCAAGCAGGTGGCATCCTATCTGGGCGTCACAGATACTTCTTTAAGCCGTATCCGCAAAGAAATCGTATCCCATCCAAAGAAAAATTAA
- a CDS encoding VOC family protein, translating to MNNDIFPCLWFDTESKEAAEFYCQVFDGKITADTPVVMNIDLFGQKLMLLNGGPHFTKNPSVSFMVICKTEDEVQQYWDKLIEGGIALMALDSYSWSKKYGWVQDKYGVTWQLFLGDKPESQRIVPTLMFIHQNNGKAKETMEFYTQAFPNSSIGNILKYGDGSEGHAIPESAENIQHAQFTIDGYSFFCMDNSYDHSFDFNEGISIVIMTDSQEETDRLWNILTSEGGRESMCGWLKDRYGLSWQIVPKRLIQLMNDSDQEKSQKVVQAMMKMQKIVIKDLEEAYNS from the coding sequence ATGAATAACGATATTTTTCCTTGTCTCTGGTTTGATACAGAATCAAAAGAGGCCGCAGAATTCTATTGTCAGGTTTTTGACGGGAAGATCACGGCAGATACTCCCGTTGTCATGAACATTGACCTGTTCGGACAGAAATTAATGCTCCTGAACGGAGGTCCCCATTTTACAAAGAATCCGTCAGTTTCCTTTATGGTAATCTGCAAAACAGAAGATGAGGTTCAGCAATACTGGGACAAACTGATAGAAGGAGGAATTGCCCTTATGGCTCTGGATTCCTATTCGTGGAGCAAAAAGTACGGATGGGTTCAGGATAAATACGGAGTTACCTGGCAGCTGTTCCTGGGCGATAAGCCGGAATCTCAGAGAATTGTTCCTACACTGATGTTCATTCATCAGAATAACGGAAAAGCAAAAGAAACTATGGAATTTTATACCCAGGCTTTCCCAAACTCAAGTATTGGAAATATTTTGAAATATGGTGACGGCAGTGAAGGTCATGCCATACCGGAATCTGCTGAAAATATACAACATGCTCAGTTTACCATTGATGGCTACAGCTTCTTCTGCATGGATAATTCTTATGATCACTCGTTTGATTTTAATGAAGGAATTTCTATTGTGATAATGACGGATAGCCAGGAAGAGACCGATCGTCTTTGGAATATCCTTACTTCAGAAGGCGGAAGAGAAAGTATGTGCGGCTGGCTGAAAGACAGATATGGGCTGAGCTGGCAAATTGTTCCCAAAAGGCTTATCCAGCTCATGAATGATTCCGATCAGGAGAAAAGCCAGAAAGTAGTTCAGGCAATGATGAAAATGCAGAAAATTGTTATAAAGGATTTGGAGGAAGCTTATAATTCTTAA
- the tpx gene encoding thiol peroxidase has protein sequence MAAITLKGNPVNTIGTLPSIGTTVRDFALVDSNLNVKLLSDFDGKKKVFNIFPSIDTGICAASARKFNEEASKLDNTVVINVSKDLPFALGRFCAAEGLNNVETLSDFRSSFGDDYEVTITDSPMKGLLSRAVIVTDENNKVVYTEQVSEIAQEPDYSAAIDALNK, from the coding sequence ATGGCAGCGATTACACTTAAAGGAAATCCGGTAAATACAATAGGAACTCTTCCATCAATAGGAACAACTGTAAGAGATTTTGCATTGGTAGATTCCAATCTGAATGTGAAACTTCTTTCTGATTTTGACGGTAAAAAGAAAGTGTTCAATATCTTTCCAAGTATTGATACAGGAATTTGTGCCGCTTCTGCAAGAAAATTCAACGAGGAAGCTTCGAAACTTGATAATACCGTAGTGATCAATGTTTCCAAAGACCTTCCTTTTGCATTGGGAAGATTCTGTGCAGCAGAAGGTTTAAATAATGTAGAAACCCTTTCAGATTTCAGAAGCAGCTTTGGTGACGATTATGAAGTGACCATTACAGATTCTCCGATGAAAGGGCTGTTAAGCCGTGCAGTAATTGTGACGGATGAGAACAATAAAGTTGTTTATACAGAACAGGTTTCAGAAATTGCCCAAGAGCCGGACTACAGCGCAGCAATTGATGCCCTGAATAAATAG
- a CDS encoding SRPBCC domain-containing protein — METLSYEIEINASPQKVWDVLWNSGTYAEWTRFFGSGSEMKSDWKVGGKTYFLNGEGEGMVSTIDSLDEPHQIIFKHLGMVDKEGNEDTKSKEVMEWSGCFEKYILIDLEGKTKLHAEVQTEKEWEEHMNTGFTKGLEIVKNLSENK; from the coding sequence ATGGAAACCTTATCATACGAAATAGAAATCAATGCATCACCGCAGAAAGTCTGGGATGTTCTTTGGAATAGCGGTACTTATGCCGAATGGACCCGATTCTTCGGTTCAGGCTCAGAAATGAAATCCGACTGGAAAGTTGGCGGGAAAACCTACTTCCTCAATGGAGAAGGTGAAGGAATGGTATCAACCATTGACAGCCTTGATGAACCCCATCAAATTATTTTTAAACATTTGGGAATGGTAGATAAAGAAGGTAACGAAGATACAAAGAGCAAAGAAGTAATGGAATGGAGCGGTTGTTTCGAGAAATATATTCTTATTGACCTGGAGGGAAAAACAAAGCTTCATGCAGAAGTGCAGACCGAAAAAGAATGGGAAGAACATATGAATACAGGATTTACAAAAGGACTGGAAATAGTGAAGAACCTTTCCGAAAATAAATAA
- a CDS encoding VOC family protein: protein MKINQIYVNLPVKDVQKTREFWTKLGFSIAEEMSNEKGICVVMKNDSIYVMFLSEEYFQSFSERPVPKGDTTQVLVAIGLNSREEVDQVVNTALENGATQHEEPQDEGWMYQNSFWDINGHGWNVIFTDVSQFPAES, encoded by the coding sequence ATGAAAATCAATCAGATCTACGTCAACCTTCCGGTGAAAGACGTACAGAAAACAAGAGAATTTTGGACCAAATTAGGTTTTTCGATTGCTGAAGAGATGTCTAATGAAAAAGGCATCTGCGTTGTCATGAAAAACGACAGTATTTACGTTATGTTTTTATCGGAAGAATATTTCCAGTCATTTTCTGAAAGACCCGTTCCAAAAGGCGATACCACCCAGGTACTTGTTGCCATTGGCCTGAACAGCCGCGAAGAAGTGGACCAGGTAGTAAATACGGCTTTGGAAAACGGTGCTACTCAGCATGAAGAGCCTCAGGATGAAGGATGGATGTATCAGAATTCCTTTTGGGACATCAACGGACATGGGTGGAATGTCATCTTTACAGATGTTTCTCAATTCCCCGCTGAATCTTAA
- a CDS encoding SDR family oxidoreductase: MKTQNKSQSKSKVPKEGLLPEIIRNNYLGSLKLAGKKAVISGGDSGIGQAVAVHFAREGADVAVIYKESDDDARETQKLVEKEGQQCILIKGDLTKKAFRSKCIDKIKKTWNNLDILVNNAGIHTSKNSLEKISDEQIVETFNTNIISMISFTRDFLPLIGEGGRIICTTSVTAYRGSDHLIDYAATKGAILSFIRSLSANLAEKKILVNGIAPGPIWTPLVKETFDDLSTFGKDTPLKRAGQPSEVAPAYVFLASEDATYITGEVIHINGGDFVGG; this comes from the coding sequence ATGAAAACACAGAACAAGTCACAATCCAAATCAAAAGTGCCTAAGGAAGGTCTTCTTCCTGAAATCATCAGAAACAATTATCTGGGAAGCCTGAAACTCGCCGGAAAAAAAGCAGTCATCTCAGGCGGCGACAGTGGAATAGGTCAGGCTGTAGCCGTTCACTTTGCAAGAGAAGGAGCAGATGTTGCGGTGATTTATAAAGAAAGCGATGACGATGCAAGAGAAACCCAAAAACTCGTTGAGAAAGAAGGGCAGCAATGTATTCTTATCAAAGGTGACCTCACGAAGAAAGCATTCCGGTCAAAATGTATTGATAAGATAAAAAAGACCTGGAATAACCTGGATATTCTGGTTAATAACGCAGGAATTCACACCTCTAAAAACAGTCTTGAAAAAATCTCTGATGAACAGATTGTGGAAACTTTCAATACCAATATTATTTCCATGATTTCTTTTACGAGGGACTTTTTACCGCTGATCGGTGAGGGTGGCCGGATTATTTGCACAACATCAGTTACAGCGTATCGGGGAAGTGATCATCTCATTGATTATGCAGCCACTAAAGGTGCCATTTTATCTTTTATCCGCTCTCTTTCGGCTAATCTTGCTGAGAAAAAAATACTGGTCAATGGAATTGCTCCGGGCCCCATATGGACACCTCTTGTGAAAGAAACCTTTGACGATTTGTCAACATTTGGAAAAGATACTCCCCTGAAACGGGCAGGACAGCCCTCAGAAGTTGCACCGGCCTATGTTTTCCTTGCTTCTGAGGATGCCACTTACATTACTGGCGAGGTAATTCATATCAATGGTGGAGATTTTGTAGGCGGATAA
- a CDS encoding VOC family protein: MNNNIFPCILFNGDAGKSADFYCKIFGGKITADTQIVINIELFGQTIMLLNGPEKEKNPSVSFMVICDTEDEVQQYWDQLKDGGTALMDLGTYPWSKKYGWIRDRYGVTWQLFLGEKASDQKLVPTLMFIHGNNGKAADAMKFYTRIFPNSAIGNISKYKDGGESGEDPEHIMHAHFTINGYSMFCMDNSHDHQFDFNEGISMVVMTDSQEETDYFWNSLSGEGGIEEVCGWVKDQYGLSWQVFPRQSMKLISDPDKDKVNKVIQAIMKMKNIIIKDLEEAYNS; the protein is encoded by the coding sequence ATGAACAACAATATCTTTCCATGTATTTTATTTAATGGAGATGCCGGAAAATCAGCAGATTTTTATTGTAAGATATTCGGCGGCAAAATAACTGCAGATACACAGATTGTTATCAATATTGAACTTTTCGGACAAACGATAATGCTTCTGAATGGTCCGGAGAAGGAGAAAAATCCTTCAGTATCGTTTATGGTGATCTGTGATACCGAAGACGAAGTGCAACAGTATTGGGATCAGCTGAAGGACGGAGGAACAGCCCTGATGGATCTCGGAACCTATCCGTGGAGTAAGAAATACGGCTGGATTCGGGACCGTTACGGAGTAACCTGGCAGTTGTTTCTTGGTGAAAAAGCAAGTGACCAGAAATTGGTGCCTACCCTTATGTTTATCCATGGGAATAACGGAAAAGCTGCAGATGCCATGAAGTTTTATACCAGAATTTTCCCCAATTCAGCGATCGGAAATATCTCAAAATATAAAGATGGAGGAGAATCCGGTGAAGATCCGGAACATATAATGCATGCTCATTTCACAATAAATGGGTATAGCATGTTCTGCATGGATAATTCCCATGATCATCAGTTCGATTTTAATGAAGGAATTTCAATGGTGGTCATGACAGACAGTCAGGAAGAAACAGACTATTTCTGGAACAGTCTTTCCGGCGAAGGAGGAATTGAGGAAGTGTGCGGCTGGGTGAAAGATCAATACGGATTAAGCTGGCAGGTCTTTCCCAGACAATCGATGAAACTGATCAGTGATCCTGATAAAGACAAAGTAAACAAAGTGATTCAGGCTATTATGAAGATGAAGAATATTATTATAAAAGATTTGGAAGAGGCTTATAATTCATAA
- a CDS encoding DinB family protein, translating into MDTPKSKKLEVIIPAYRMHSQSFLNALDGISEEDALKRIEGKTNHIVWMAGNFVNMRYGLGWVLGLRDEDPNGELFFQGKALDESFKYPSLDELEKNFHDISPKVYRKLLEATDEELDEIFQIGMNIPFVPETKLNFAGMCIGREDYLCGQIGLMRKILDYPGMKYDVDENLKY; encoded by the coding sequence ATGGACACACCAAAATCAAAAAAATTAGAAGTTATCATTCCCGCATACAGAATGCATTCCCAAAGCTTTCTCAATGCGCTGGACGGTATTTCGGAAGAAGATGCCCTGAAAAGAATTGAAGGAAAAACCAACCATATCGTCTGGATGGCAGGAAACTTTGTCAACATGCGTTATGGGCTGGGCTGGGTTTTAGGACTCAGAGATGAAGATCCGAATGGTGAACTTTTCTTTCAGGGAAAAGCATTGGATGAAAGCTTCAAATATCCCAGTTTAGATGAGCTGGAGAAAAACTTTCATGATATTTCGCCAAAAGTATACCGGAAACTTTTAGAAGCTACCGATGAAGAACTGGATGAAATTTTTCAGATCGGGATGAATATTCCTTTCGTTCCAGAAACCAAGCTCAATTTCGCAGGAATGTGTATAGGCCGTGAGGATTATTTATGCGGACAAATAGGTCTTATGAGAAAAATTCTGGACTATCCGGGCATGAAGTATGACGTAGATGAAAATCTAAAATATTAA
- a CDS encoding glyoxalase superfamily protein has product MIKRIVTNIKTQDLSKAGLFYQDILGLEVLMDHGWIKTFGNDQEAKVQVSFATQGGNDTEVPLLSIEVDNVDEIYQKVQKAGFEITYGIADENWGVRRFFVKDPFGNLINILQHI; this is encoded by the coding sequence ATGATCAAAAGAATTGTCACCAATATAAAAACACAAGATCTTTCAAAAGCTGGTCTTTTTTATCAGGATATTTTAGGGCTGGAAGTTCTGATGGATCACGGATGGATCAAAACTTTTGGAAATGATCAGGAAGCTAAAGTTCAGGTCAGTTTTGCCACTCAGGGCGGAAATGACACGGAAGTTCCTTTACTTTCCATAGAAGTAGATAATGTAGATGAAATCTATCAAAAAGTACAGAAGGCAGGCTTTGAAATTACTTACGGAATAGCAGATGAAAACTGGGGCGTGCGAAGGTTTTTTGTGAAAGATCCGTTTGGAAATCTGATTAATATACTTCAGCATATTTAA
- a CDS encoding DUF763 domain-containing protein produces the protein MKRSGTADLPLHYGKVPPWLYERMSALGLSIIEVILTDYGKDEVLRRLADPFWFQSFGAVMGMDWHSSGITTSVMGALKRSINPNSKSLGLYICGGKGKFSKDTPSELLQIADQTGLNGHELVKASKLSAKVDNTAIQDGYQLYLHNFILADNGSWSVVQQGMHESDGTARRYHWHSENIKSFIEEPHTGINGISRGKILNLTDADASENRKGILDISHTDSIDVMKDFSRLILPAHHDVQASDVDLKRLGALLYVTREQQPQNFEDLLMLEGVGPRTMQSLALVSEVIHGAPSRFADPARFSFAHGGKDGHPFPVPTKTYDESINILRKGIEKSKLGNSDKLNTLNKLHQIVAATEKDFTPDFDIQQVIEEERQNSFRFGGKTVFGDAEPPKNKPIQLSLF, from the coding sequence ATGAAACGTTCAGGAACTGCAGATTTACCATTACATTACGGAAAAGTCCCGCCTTGGCTTTACGAACGTATGTCTGCGCTCGGACTTTCCATTATAGAAGTCATTCTGACGGATTATGGGAAAGACGAAGTTCTCAGAAGGCTCGCAGATCCGTTTTGGTTTCAGAGCTTTGGAGCTGTCATGGGAATGGACTGGCATTCTTCAGGAATTACTACATCTGTGATGGGTGCTTTGAAGCGTTCCATTAATCCAAATTCAAAGTCGCTGGGACTGTACATCTGTGGAGGAAAAGGAAAATTTTCAAAAGACACTCCTTCAGAGCTCCTTCAGATCGCTGATCAAACAGGGCTCAACGGCCATGAACTGGTAAAGGCCAGTAAACTTTCTGCAAAAGTAGACAATACAGCTATCCAGGATGGTTACCAGCTCTATCTCCATAATTTTATTTTGGCAGACAATGGAAGCTGGAGTGTGGTGCAGCAGGGTATGCACGAGTCCGATGGTACGGCAAGACGTTATCACTGGCATTCGGAAAATATAAAATCATTTATAGAAGAACCTCACACAGGGATCAATGGCATTTCAAGAGGGAAAATCCTTAATCTTACGGATGCAGATGCCTCGGAAAACAGGAAAGGAATTCTGGATATTTCCCATACCGACTCCATTGATGTGATGAAAGATTTTTCAAGGCTAATTCTTCCCGCCCATCATGATGTACAGGCTTCAGACGTGGATCTGAAACGCCTGGGAGCTCTTCTATACGTAACCCGTGAACAGCAGCCTCAGAATTTCGAAGATCTTCTGATGCTGGAAGGAGTAGGCCCGAGGACTATGCAATCCCTGGCGTTGGTCAGTGAAGTGATCCACGGGGCACCTTCAAGGTTTGCGGATCCGGCCAGATTTTCGTTTGCGCATGGTGGTAAAGACGGGCACCCTTTCCCGGTTCCTACCAAAACCTATGATGAAAGCATCAATATCCTCAGGAAAGGAATTGAAAAATCAAAGCTCGGAAATTCCGATAAGCTGAATACTTTAAACAAGCTGCATCAGATTGTAGCTGCTACCGAAAAAGATTTTACTCCTGATTTTGATATCCAGCAGGTTATCGAAGAAGAAAGACAGAACTCTTTTCGCTTTGGCGGAAAGACGGTTTTCGGAGATGCGGAACCACCTAAAAATAAGCCGATCCAGCTTTCTCTATTTTAA
- a CDS encoding T9SS type A sorting domain-containing protein: protein MRKKITFLLFGVPVFGFAQSVIGNINSGAVSDTNFTHSVGEIYVIPTDPNQANSGTMGMFYQSVLQVLGVKELEKDNVKIYPNPTADFVHITLNSNSKIEEAEVYDTAGRLVLKAKLDSGKLDLRSLNSGIYMISFKNPDIKPIKIIKKP, encoded by the coding sequence ATGCGAAAAAAAATTACTTTCCTGCTCTTCGGAGTGCCGGTTTTTGGTTTCGCTCAGTCTGTAATCGGCAACATCAATTCCGGGGCAGTTTCTGATACCAATTTCACGCATTCCGTAGGAGAAATCTATGTAATTCCTACCGACCCCAATCAGGCCAATTCAGGAACTATGGGGATGTTTTACCAGTCTGTTCTGCAGGTTCTGGGTGTTAAAGAACTTGAAAAAGACAATGTCAAGATCTATCCCAATCCTACTGCTGATTTTGTTCACATCACCCTTAATTCAAATTCAAAAATTGAGGAAGCTGAAGTGTATGACACTGCAGGAAGACTTGTTTTGAAAGCGAAACTGGACAGCGGAAAACTTGATCTCCGCAGCCTTAATTCCGGGATTTACATGATTTCATTTAAAAATCCTGACATCAAACCTATTAAAATCATTAAAAAACCTTAA
- a CDS encoding SRPBCC family protein: MDPIKIDITILAPVEKVWNYFNDPKHITKWNFAHESWECPSSENDLRVGGKFKTRMEAKDKSFGFDFEGFYDEVIPNANIKYHMEDGRKVEVIFDKIDENTTKVTEIFDPEKQNSVEMQRDGWYAILNNFHKYVENH; the protein is encoded by the coding sequence ATGGACCCGATTAAAATAGACATCACAATTTTAGCCCCGGTAGAAAAAGTCTGGAATTATTTCAATGATCCCAAACATATTACGAAGTGGAATTTTGCCCATGAATCCTGGGAATGCCCAAGTTCAGAAAATGATCTGCGGGTAGGAGGAAAATTCAAGACCAGAATGGAAGCAAAAGATAAAAGCTTTGGCTTTGATTTCGAAGGATTCTACGATGAGGTAATCCCGAATGCCAATATCAAATACCATATGGAAGACGGCAGGAAAGTGGAAGTCATTTTTGATAAGATAGACGAAAACACTACAAAAGTGACCGAAATTTTCGATCCTGAAAAACAAAATTCTGTGGAAATGCAGCGGGACGGCTGGTATGCTATCCTTAATAATTTTCACAAATATGTTGAAAACCATTAA
- a CDS encoding SRPBCC domain-containing protein: MQKIFFEIQIDAAPEKVWDVLWSDITYRQWTTAFMEGSFYMGSFEEGNIIKFFDPNNNGMYSRVEKNIPNKEMKFLHLGEIYNGVESEQNWGEATERYVLEETPTGTLLKIEINTPEEFKDFFEEKFPTALGIVKNLSENQL, translated from the coding sequence ATGCAGAAAATATTTTTTGAAATTCAAATTGATGCAGCTCCTGAGAAAGTATGGGATGTCCTTTGGAGTGATATTACCTACAGGCAGTGGACCACTGCATTTATGGAAGGTTCCTTTTACATGGGAAGCTTTGAAGAAGGAAACATCATCAAGTTTTTTGATCCCAACAATAATGGAATGTACAGCCGTGTTGAAAAAAATATACCCAATAAAGAAATGAAATTTCTGCACCTGGGAGAGATTTATAACGGGGTAGAAAGTGAGCAGAATTGGGGTGAAGCCACAGAAAGGTATGTTTTAGAGGAAACACCTACAGGAACCCTGTTGAAAATTGAAATCAATACACCTGAAGAGTTTAAAGATTTTTTTGAGGAAAAATTTCCAACAGCTTTGGGAATTGTAAAAAATCTTTCGGAAAACCAATTATAA
- a CDS encoding VOC family protein → MAKLNPYLNFDGKAEEAFNFYKSVFGGEFLGEIHKMGNAPGTENLSEEDKNRVMHIALPIGGDLLMASDIVPAFGQTLNVGNNNYVSIFPESKDEADRLFKGLSEGGNIEMPIEDQFWGDYFGSFQDKYGVHWMVNYNEGYTK, encoded by the coding sequence ATGGCTAAATTAAATCCATACCTAAATTTTGACGGGAAAGCAGAAGAAGCTTTCAATTTTTACAAATCTGTTTTCGGAGGAGAATTCCTTGGAGAAATTCATAAAATGGGAAATGCTCCCGGAACCGAAAATTTATCGGAAGAAGATAAAAACAGGGTGATGCATATAGCTTTACCAATCGGAGGTGATCTTCTGATGGCTTCAGATATTGTGCCTGCATTCGGGCAAACCCTTAACGTGGGGAATAATAATTATGTATCCATCTTCCCGGAATCAAAAGACGAAGCAGACAGGCTTTTCAAAGGTCTTTCTGAAGGAGGAAACATAGAAATGCCTATTGAAGACCAGTTCTGGGGCGATTATTTTGGAAGTTTCCAGGACAAATACGGAGTTCATTGGATGGTGAACTATAACGAAGGATATACAAAATAG
- a CDS encoding glyoxalase superfamily protein — MKAEKIIPVLRIFDYRKTVEFYIEWLGFEIVWEHHFEENTPVYMEVKKGNIILHLSEHHGDGTPGSRVFIWGQEVAEYHKELLDKKYKYNRPGLEKTFYGAVSFTVDDPFGNKIIFNEEFDEEKHQNLEFFSIH; from the coding sequence ATGAAAGCAGAAAAGATTATTCCGGTACTGAGAATTTTTGATTACAGGAAAACAGTAGAATTTTATATAGAATGGCTGGGTTTTGAGATCGTATGGGAACATCATTTTGAAGAAAATACCCCAGTTTATATGGAAGTGAAAAAAGGAAATATTATCCTTCATTTAAGTGAGCATCATGGTGATGGAACTCCCGGAAGCCGGGTATTTATTTGGGGGCAGGAAGTTGCGGAATACCATAAAGAGCTCCTGGATAAGAAGTATAAATACAACCGTCCCGGACTGGAAAAAACGTTTTATGGAGCAGTTTCTTTTACTGTGGATGACCCTTTTGGAAATAAAATCATCTTCAATGAAGAATTTGATGAAGAAAAGCATCAGAATCTGGAATTCTTTTCAATACACTAA
- a CDS encoding DNA-directed RNA polymerase subunit alpha C-terminal domain-containing protein, whose amino-acid sequence MAKCLSSICAVNHVAKNNNFLYGIIAVPARRALEREKIDSLEKLSDYSEQEIMKLHGFGRNTMQKLKNHMEKHQVSFKG is encoded by the coding sequence ATGGCAAAATGTTTAAGCTCCATTTGTGCTGTTAATCATGTCGCTAAAAATAATAATTTCCTGTACGGCATTATTGCAGTACCGGCAAGAAGAGCTTTGGAAAGAGAAAAAATTGATTCTCTTGAAAAACTTTCGGATTATTCTGAGCAGGAAATCATGAAGCTTCATGGTTTCGGAAGAAATACCATGCAGAAACTGAAAAATCATATGGAAAAACATCAAGTTTCTTTCAAAGGCTGA